One genomic window of Azospirillum sp. TSH100 includes the following:
- a CDS encoding DUF3309 family protein, producing the protein MLGTILLIILILLLLGAVPAWPHSRGWGYGPSGILGVLLIVLIVLLLMGRI; encoded by the coding sequence ATGCTCGGCACGATTCTGCTCATCATCCTGATTCTGTTGCTTCTCGGTGCCGTCCCGGCCTGGCCACACAGCCGCGGCTGGGGCTATGGTCCCAGTGGCATCCTCGGCGTGCTGCTGATCGTCCTGATCGTTCTGCTGCTGATGGGCCGGATCTGA
- a CDS encoding phosphatidylcholine/phosphatidylserine synthase has protein sequence MKRPPVFRQQIFRPHRARRPGRPHPRLKGLSINHLLPNVLTVLALCSGLTAIRFAMQERWEPAVIAIVIAAILDALDGRIARLLNGQSKFGAELDSLSDAISFGVAPAFMMYLWGLNGAGSLGWIAAMAYAVCCALRLARFNSRLGVVDLPPWAYNYFTGVPAPAGAGLVLLPMILGFEIGPQFPGHPAVIVPWTLLIGGLMVSTLPTFSFKGARVPAHWVVPALAGVGLLAAMMVSQPWWTLSIVGITYMASLPFSIAQFRKLQSAAELMRTEIGDEAPDAREPESQSPETATSEDGTRKPV, from the coding sequence ATGAAGCGACCGCCCGTCTTCCGCCAGCAGATCTTCCGCCCGCATCGGGCGCGCCGTCCCGGCCGGCCGCACCCTCGGCTGAAAGGGCTGTCGATCAACCACCTGCTGCCGAACGTGCTGACGGTGCTGGCGCTCTGCTCCGGCCTGACGGCAATCCGATTCGCCATGCAGGAGCGGTGGGAGCCGGCGGTCATCGCCATCGTCATCGCCGCCATCCTCGACGCGCTGGACGGCCGGATCGCCCGCCTGCTGAACGGGCAGAGCAAGTTCGGGGCGGAATTGGACAGCCTGTCGGACGCCATCAGCTTCGGCGTCGCCCCGGCCTTCATGATGTATCTGTGGGGGCTGAACGGTGCCGGCAGTCTGGGCTGGATCGCTGCGATGGCCTATGCCGTGTGCTGCGCCCTGCGCTTGGCCCGCTTCAACTCGCGCCTCGGTGTCGTTGACCTGCCGCCCTGGGCCTACAACTATTTCACCGGGGTGCCGGCGCCGGCCGGGGCCGGCCTGGTTCTGCTGCCGATGATCCTGGGGTTCGAGATCGGGCCGCAATTCCCCGGCCATCCCGCGGTGATCGTGCCGTGGACGCTGCTGATCGGCGGCCTGATGGTCAGCACCTTGCCGACCTTCTCCTTCAAGGGCGCCCGGGTGCCGGCCCATTGGGTGGTGCCGGCACTGGCCGGTGTCGGCCTGCTGGCGGCGATGATGGTCAGCCAGCCCTGGTGGACGCTGTCGATCGTCGGCATCACCTATATGGCCAGTTTGCCATTCTCCATCGCCCAATTCCGCAAGCTGCAAAGCGCCGCGGAACTGATGCGCACGGAGATCGGGGATGAGGCGCCCGACGCGCGGGAGCCGGAGTCGCAATCTCCGGAAACGGCGACTTCCGAAGACGGGACGCGGAAGCCGGTCTGA
- a CDS encoding phosphatidylserine decarboxylase yields MAVRCGLKIRRKQAMSAIDTVVVPIHRAGWPFIAGFAVVSLILGLAVWAPLGWIGLVLTLWCAYFFRDPDRVTPTRPGLLVSPADGRVTMIVQAVPPKELGMGDKALTRISVFLNVFNVHVNRVPADGTIVAAEYHKGTFVNAALDKASDENERMAFRHRLPDGREIAYVQIAGLVARRILWWVEAGQQVKAGERFGLIRFGSRTDIYLPDGVAPLVCVGQTAIGGETILADLNGAEPQRQGDVR; encoded by the coding sequence ATGGCTGTTCGCTGTGGTCTGAAAATACGAAGAAAGCAGGCGATGTCCGCCATCGATACCGTCGTCGTCCCCATCCACCGTGCCGGCTGGCCCTTCATCGCCGGATTCGCGGTGGTCTCCCTGATCCTGGGTCTTGCCGTCTGGGCGCCGCTCGGCTGGATCGGTCTGGTGCTCACCCTATGGTGCGCCTACTTCTTCCGCGATCCCGACCGGGTGACGCCGACGCGGCCCGGCCTGCTGGTCAGCCCGGCTGACGGGCGGGTGACCATGATCGTCCAGGCTGTTCCGCCCAAGGAACTGGGCATGGGCGACAAGGCGCTGACCCGGATCAGCGTCTTCCTCAACGTCTTCAACGTCCACGTCAACCGCGTGCCGGCCGACGGCACCATCGTGGCCGCCGAATACCACAAGGGCACCTTCGTCAACGCCGCGCTGGACAAGGCGAGCGACGAGAATGAGCGGATGGCCTTCCGCCACCGCCTGCCGGATGGGCGCGAGATCGCCTATGTCCAGATCGCCGGTCTGGTGGCGCGCCGTATTCTGTGGTGGGTCGAGGCCGGCCAGCAGGTGAAGGCTGGCGAGCGGTTCGGCCTGATCCGATTCGGCAGCCGCACCGACATCTATCTGCCCGACGGTGTTGCCCCACTGGTCTGTGTCGGCCAGACCGCCATCGGCGGCGAGACGATCCTGGCCGATCTGAACGGGGCCGAGCCGCAGCGGCAAGGGGACGTGCGGTGA
- a CDS encoding BMP family ABC transporter substrate-binding protein: MGKTVLGLAGAAIALSVGMGAGMVSAFAQEKLKVGFVYVGPVSDHGYSYQHDQGRLAVEKALGDKVTTTFVENVPEGADAERVIEQLAASGHKLIFTTSFGFMNPTLKVAKRHPDVKFEHATGYKRAENVATYSGRFYEGRTVVGAIAGKMTKSNIIGYIGSYPIPEVVGGINAFTIALREQNPKAEVRVVWVNSWYDPGKEAEAAKALIDQGADVIVQHTDSPAPIQTAQERGLWSVGQSSDMTRFGPKSHLTAIVEDWNGYYVDRVKAVLDGSWKPIDTWGGISTGMVELAPYNPAIPADVVKMADQIKADIVSGKRHSFQGPVKDQSGKVVIPEGKTATDEQILKMDWYVEGVQGKVPK, translated from the coding sequence ATGGGCAAGACGGTGCTGGGTCTGGCCGGTGCCGCGATCGCGCTGAGCGTTGGCATGGGCGCGGGCATGGTCTCCGCCTTCGCGCAGGAGAAGCTGAAGGTCGGCTTCGTCTATGTCGGCCCGGTCAGCGACCACGGCTACAGCTATCAGCACGACCAGGGCCGTCTGGCCGTCGAGAAGGCGCTGGGCGACAAGGTCACCACCACCTTCGTCGAGAATGTGCCGGAAGGCGCCGACGCCGAGCGCGTGATCGAGCAGCTGGCCGCCAGCGGCCACAAGCTGATCTTCACCACCTCCTTCGGCTTCATGAACCCGACGCTGAAGGTGGCCAAGCGCCATCCCGACGTGAAGTTCGAGCATGCCACCGGCTACAAGCGCGCCGAGAACGTCGCGACCTATTCCGGCCGCTTCTATGAGGGCCGCACGGTGGTGGGCGCCATCGCCGGCAAGATGACCAAGTCGAACATCATCGGCTACATCGGCTCCTACCCGATTCCCGAGGTGGTCGGCGGCATCAACGCCTTCACCATCGCGCTGCGCGAGCAGAATCCGAAGGCCGAGGTCCGCGTGGTCTGGGTCAACAGCTGGTACGACCCCGGCAAGGAAGCCGAGGCGGCCAAGGCGCTGATCGACCAGGGTGCCGACGTCATCGTCCAGCACACCGACAGCCCGGCCCCGATCCAGACCGCGCAGGAGCGTGGCCTGTGGTCGGTCGGCCAGTCGTCCGACATGACCCGCTTCGGTCCGAAGTCGCACCTGACCGCGATCGTCGAGGATTGGAACGGCTACTATGTCGACCGCGTCAAGGCGGTTCTGGACGGCAGCTGGAAGCCGATCGACACCTGGGGCGGCATCAGCACCGGCATGGTCGAGCTGGCTCCCTACAACCCGGCCATCCCGGCCGACGTGGTGAAGATGGCCGACCAGATCAAGGCGGACATCGTGTCGGGCAAGCGCCATTCCTTCCAGGGCCCGGTCAAGGACCAGTCCGGCAAGGTCGTGATCCCTGAAGGCAAGACCGCCACCGACGAGCAGATCCTGAAGATGGACTGGTACGTCGAAGGCGTGCAGGGCAAGGTTCCGAAGTAA
- a CDS encoding ABC transporter permease: MSDLALIGPILAAMFAAATPLLFAALGELVVEKSGVLNLGVEGMMLVGAVCGFAVTIQTGSAVTGFIVAAVAGAATASLFAVLTLFLLANQVATGLALTLFGVGLSALIGQGFVGIPLEGLPKLNIPGLTDLPVVGQALFGQDIMVYLAVAAVPLVHLFLYRTRAGLVLRAVGENHTAAHALGYKVLRIRFLAVLFGGAMAGLGGAFLSMDYTPMWAENMTSGRGWIALALVVFATWKPVRAMLGAWLFGGVTILQLHVQGLGIDVPSQLLSMLPYLATVLVLVLISRDVARIRLNAPACLGKLFHPDA; encoded by the coding sequence ATGAGCGACCTTGCCCTGATCGGCCCGATCCTGGCCGCCATGTTCGCCGCGGCGACTCCGCTGCTGTTCGCAGCGCTGGGCGAATTGGTGGTGGAGAAGTCGGGCGTCCTCAACCTGGGTGTCGAGGGCATGATGCTGGTCGGTGCCGTCTGTGGCTTCGCCGTGACGATCCAGACCGGCAGTGCGGTTACCGGCTTCATCGTCGCGGCAGTGGCCGGCGCCGCCACCGCGTCGCTGTTCGCCGTGCTGACCCTGTTCCTGCTGGCCAACCAGGTGGCGACCGGCCTTGCGCTGACCCTGTTCGGGGTCGGGCTGTCGGCGCTGATCGGCCAGGGCTTCGTCGGCATCCCGCTGGAAGGCCTGCCGAAGCTGAACATCCCCGGCCTGACCGACCTGCCGGTGGTGGGGCAGGCGCTGTTCGGCCAGGACATCATGGTCTATCTGGCGGTGGCGGCGGTGCCGCTGGTCCATCTGTTCCTCTACCGCACCCGCGCCGGCCTCGTCCTGCGCGCGGTGGGGGAGAACCACACGGCCGCCCATGCGCTGGGCTACAAGGTCCTGCGCATCCGCTTCCTCGCCGTACTGTTCGGCGGCGCCATGGCCGGGCTGGGCGGAGCCTTCCTGTCGATGGACTACACGCCGATGTGGGCGGAGAACATGACGTCGGGCCGCGGCTGGATCGCGCTGGCGCTGGTGGTGTTCGCCACCTGGAAGCCGGTCCGCGCCATGCTGGGCGCGTGGTTGTTCGGTGGCGTCACCATCCTTCAGCTGCATGTCCAGGGGCTGGGCATCGACGTGCCGTCGCAGCTCTTGTCGATGCTGCCGTATCTGGCTACCGTTCTCGTCCTGGTGCTGATTTCGCGGGACGTCGCCCGCATCCGCCTGAACGCGCCGGCCTGTCTGGGAAAACTGTTTCATCCCGATGCTTGA
- a CDS encoding ABC transporter permease produces MSFIRLEPRGQASKAMVYATPLLAVALTLLSGFVLFMAMGFDPLKALYSFFVAPLTSVRGLGELVVKATPLVLCAVGLAIGFRANVWNIGAEGQLTLGAITGGGLALAFYGEGGWWLLPLMVIGGAIGGAVWAAVPAYLRLRFNASEILTSLMLNYVALLLLNYLVHGPYRDPDGFAFPESRLFEADATLPILWAGTRVHLGALFALLAVAGGWLLIARTFIGFQIKVIGLTPAAAGYAGFDQKRIVWLTLLLSGALAGIAGMGEVAGPIGQITASISPGYGYTAIIVAFLGRLHPVGILLAALLMALSFIGGEAAQIAMGLPKAITGVFQGMLLFFLLASDVLIRYRVRFGARRAAA; encoded by the coding sequence ATGAGCTTCATCCGTCTGGAACCGCGCGGGCAGGCGTCGAAGGCCATGGTCTATGCCACGCCGCTGCTGGCGGTGGCGCTGACCCTGCTCAGCGGCTTCGTCCTGTTCATGGCGATGGGTTTCGATCCGCTGAAGGCGCTCTATTCCTTCTTCGTCGCGCCGTTGACCTCGGTGCGTGGGCTGGGCGAACTGGTGGTGAAGGCGACTCCGCTGGTGCTGTGCGCCGTGGGTCTCGCCATCGGCTTCCGCGCCAATGTCTGGAACATCGGTGCCGAAGGGCAGCTGACCTTGGGCGCCATCACCGGCGGCGGGCTGGCGCTGGCCTTCTATGGCGAGGGCGGCTGGTGGCTGCTGCCGCTGATGGTGATCGGCGGAGCGATCGGCGGGGCGGTGTGGGCGGCGGTGCCGGCCTATCTGCGGCTGCGCTTCAATGCCAGCGAGATCCTGACCAGCCTGATGCTGAACTATGTGGCGCTTCTACTGCTGAACTATCTGGTCCATGGCCCCTACCGCGATCCCGACGGCTTCGCCTTCCCCGAATCGCGGCTGTTCGAGGCCGATGCAACGCTGCCGATCCTGTGGGCAGGCACCCGCGTCCATCTCGGCGCGCTGTTCGCTTTGCTGGCGGTGGCGGGCGGCTGGCTGCTGATCGCGCGGACCTTCATCGGCTTCCAGATCAAGGTGATCGGCCTGACCCCGGCCGCCGCCGGTTATGCCGGCTTCGACCAGAAGCGTATCGTCTGGCTGACCCTGCTGCTGTCGGGTGCCCTGGCCGGCATCGCCGGCATGGGCGAGGTCGCCGGCCCCATCGGCCAGATCACCGCCAGCATTTCGCCCGGCTACGGCTATACCGCCATCATCGTCGCCTTCCTGGGCCGGTTGCACCCGGTCGGCATCCTGCTGGCGGCCTTGCTGATGGCGCTGTCCTTCATCGGCGGCGAGGCGGCGCAGATCGCCATGGGGCTGCCCAAGGCCATCACCGGAGTGTTCCAGGGCATGCTTCTGTTCTTCCTGCTGGCGAGCGACGTGTTGATCCGCTACCGGGTCCGCTTCGGTGCGCGGAGGGCGGCGGCATGA